In the genome of Arthrobacter alpinus, the window CCGGCCGCCAGCATGCCAGCACTCTTCGCTGGCCGGGCAATGAAAAAGTCATGATTCGTTTTGAAAATGTGAGCATTGCTTACGATCGCAAATCCAAGCCTGCGCTGGACAATGTTTCCTTGGATGTGCAGCGCGGCGAGTTCGTGTTCCTGGTGGGCTCTTCGGGGTCCGGTAAGTCCACCTTGCTGCGACTTGTGTTGCGTGAGTACAAGACCCCGCACGGGCAGGTCTACGTTGCGGGGCAGAATGTGGCCAACGTGCCCAGCTGGCGCGTGCCCAAGTTCCGCCGCGGCATTGGGGTGGTCTTCCAGGACTTCCGGCTCATCCAAACCAAGACGGTCTTCGCAAACGTCGCCTACGCCATGCAGGTATTGGGGAAATCCCGTGCAGCTATTCGCGCCGAGGTTCCCCGCGTACTTGAACTCGTTGGCCTTGAGGACAAGGGCCACCGCAAGCCCACCGAACTTTCCGGCGGTGAGCAACAGCGTGTGGCAATTGCCCGCGCCATTGTGAACCAGCCCGGCATCCTGCTGGCCGATGAGCCCACAGGCAACCTGGATCCCACCACCAGTGCCGGCATCATGGAGATCTTGGACAAGATCAACCAAAACGGCACCACCGTTGTCATGGCCACGCACGACGACGACATCGTCAACTCCATGCGCAAGCGCGTCATTGAGCTCCGCCACGGCAAGGTGGTCCGCGATGAGGTCAAGGCTCAATACACCTCGATGATGCCGATCATTCCGGCGGCAGGCGAGGCGGCCGCCGTCGAGCCTTCCGAGAAGAACGACGCCGAGCCCCAGACCCGCCGTCAGCGCATCGTCAGTGCCACCCAGGCAAGCGACGCCGCTGAAGAGGAGTCCATGCCCCCACGGCTTGAACGCAGGCGTGGGCAGCTGCCGGCCGATGATGCGGCGCCAGCTCAGAAGATTGACGGCTTGAAGAACATGAATGAGGACCAAAAGTGAGACTTGCTTTCATTATGAGCGAGTTGGGCAGCGGCCTTCGCCGCAACCTGACAATGGTCATTTCGGTGATCCTGGTGACCTTTGTGTCGCTGACCTTCGTTGGCACGGCTGGGCTGTTGCAAATGCAGATCGGCCAGCTGAAGGGTTTTTGGTACGACAAAGTTCAGGTCACCATTTACCTGTGCAACGATGTGCCAGCCAACACCAACTGCATCTCCGGCCCTGTCACCGAGGATCAAAAGAAGGACATCGAGGGCATGCTGGAATCTGCAGCCGTCAAGCCCTACATCGAGACCTGGTCCTTTGAGAGCCAGGAAGAGGCCCTGGGCCACTTCCAGGAGCAGTTCGCAAACTCGCCCATGGTCGATTCCGTGGAGGCAGCCAATCTGCCGTCGTCGTTCCGCATTAAGCTGACCGATCCGGAAAAATACCAGATCATCAACGAGACGTTCTCTGCCACGCCGGGTGTTGACTCGGTGGTCGATCAACGCAAGGTGCTTGAGAAATTGTTCTCATGGATGAACATCGCCACCTACGTCGCGATTGCCGTGGCCGGGTTGATGACAGTCTGTGCTGCCCTGCTGATTGCCACCACCATCAGACTTTCGGCACAATCACGCACCCGGGAGATTGAGATCATGCGCCTGGTGGGTGCGTCTCGGACGGTGATCCAGCTGCCCTTTGTGCTCGAGGGTGTCATTGCGGCAACTATCGGCGCCCTGCTGGCCTCGGGCGCGGTGTGGTCCATTGTGCAATTCTTCATGGGTGGGTACCTGGCCGAGGCCAACTCGGGGACACCATTTATCTCCACGACAGACGCGTTCAAGATTTACCCTGTGTTGATACTCCTCGGAGTGGTTCTGGCAGGAGTATCATCAGCCGTATCCTTGCGGAAAAACCTTAAAGTGTAAGGTTAAGGTTGACGCTATTGCGTGAAGGTCTCAAGTAACCACTGCCACCAAGCTAATGTGCGTGTATTTTGGCGGCAATTTTCAAGGAGCTATTAGGCATGAATTCGAAATCAAGCGGGGGAATTAGAGTTGTGAATTCTCCCCCACTTGGGCGCAGCATGCCCAGCACCGTGGCCTTTCAGCGATCGTTGACAAAGGCTCGGCGACCCGTTGCCCGCCGGTTGACGGCTGCCGTAACGGTGCTCGTGGCTCTCGGATTGCTCGGACTGGTACCTCCGGCTCAGGCTGACGACCTCAATGACAAGGCTGCCGCGCTGGCGCAGCAAGCCCAGGATGTTCAGACGTCACTTGAATTCGTCGACTCCGGCATTGCCAAGTCAGCCGCTGACCTGGTCACGTACCAGGGGCAGCTGCCGGGTGCACAAGCAGCCCTGAGCGATGCGCAGAATCGCGTCAGCGCGGCAACCGGAGTGGTCACCTCGCTTGCTGCCCGGATTGACTTGGCTCAGCAAAGCAAGGACAAGATCACGGCACAGATCGCCGCGGATGCCGAAAAGGCAACGGCGACCAAGGCCATGATTGGGCAGATCGCTGCACAGTCGTACAAAGCCGGTGGCCTGCCCGTAAACCTCACCCTGATTCTGGGTGCTGGCTCCACGAGCGATCTTGCGAACTCGATTGATCTTGCCGAACAGGCACTGCGCAGCCAAACCGCTGCACTTGAGGCACTGACGGCTCAAAAAGCCACGAATCAAAACGCACAGGCTCGTTTGGTTGCCGTTGAAGCGGAAATCAAGGACCTAAAGCAGCAGGCCGACGCCGCGTTGGTCGCTGAGCAGGTGGCTCGCGATGAGGCTGCCTCAAAGAAAGCCACCGTCGATAAGCTCATTAGCGACTCCGCAGCATTGAACGCCAAACTTGAGGCGGAGAAGCCGCGTATTCAGGCGCAGTTGAAGCAGGTTCAGGTGCAGCAGGCATCAGTGAGCGCCCAGATTGCAGAAATTCAGCGCAAGGAAAGAGAAGCTGCGGAGGCCGCGGCCAAAGCTGAGGCCGAACGTATTGCCCGCGAACAAGCCGCTGCCAATAACAACGGTGGGGGCGGCGGCGGATACGTCCCACCGCCGTACGTGCCGCCGGCTGTTGGTGACGTCTCGGCTTTTGGTCTTCAGCATCCCTTCGCGGCAAACGTTCCCATCACTTCTCCATTCGTGCGGAACCGCCCGGTTCCCCCGGGCACGGCCGATTTCAATGGCACCGGCTACTATGACCACACCGGCATCGACTTCGGGGCGGCCTGTGGCACGCCAGTCTATGCACCGGCCGACGGCACAGTCCGGTTGGCCGGTCAAACCACCGTTGTGTGGGGTGGCGGCAATGTGTTGTGGATTAGTCATGGCGTTGTCCAGGGAAATGCGCTAATGACCGTTTTCTATCACAACTCATCTGTTTTGGTCCGTGAAGGCCAGAGCGTCAAACGCGGCCAGTTGGTTGCCTACTCGGGCAACACCGGCAACTCGACCGGCTGCCACGCTCACTTTGAGACATGGCTCAATGGAACGCCCGTTGACCCGATGTTGCTGCTCTAATCAATTGCTAAACTTGGGGCTTGCACCGTGGATTATCCGCGGTGCAAGCCCGTAGTTATTTTTACAACCGCGGCCGTCAACGGTGCTGCGGCCATTTCAAACATGAGGGAGCCAGCTGTGCCCAAGGAAAGTGGCCTGAAGGTAGTGGCCACCAATCGCAAGGCCCGGCATGATTATCACATCATGGATACTTTCGAGGCCGGGTTGGTTTTGATGGGTACCGAGGTGAAGTCCCTCCGTGAGGGCAGGGCATCCCTCGTCGACGGCTTTGCCACCTTCTACAACGATGAGCTGTGGTTGGAATCGGTTTATATCCCCGAGTATTTGAACGGCAGCTGGACGAATCACACGGCAAGACGCCGTCGTAAGCTTTTGCTGCACCGCGAGGAGCTCGAGAAGATCGATCGCAAGACTCGCGAGTCCGGCTTCACGATTGTGCCCCTGCAGCTGTATTTCAAGGACAGCCGCGCCAAGGTCGAAATCGCCATTGCCCGCGGTAAGAAGGATTACGACAAGCGCCAGTCACTGCGTGAAAAACAGGACAACCGTGAAGCCCTGCGTGACATGCGGGCCAAGAATCGCGGCGGCGGAGAATAAGGACTCCTCCCGCGGTGCAACGTGAGCCTGTTGTTGTGGGCGCATGAGGAGAGGTAGGAAGTGGTTCCGATGAACGGTAAGCGCTGGTGGATGGTTGGCGCCGTTGTTGCTGCCCTTGCCCTCGTGGCGGCCATGGTTGCCTTGTTCCTTACCGGCCGTGCTTCTGCACCCATGGCTACCGTGGGGCCTTCCTCGGCACCATCTCCAGGGCAGAGCACCACGGCGCTACCGCCTTCGAGCGCAAGCCCGGCTCCGGCGTCGTCCGCTCCTGCGCCGTCCGCCACCAGCACCAAGGGCGTGGCAGAGGCGAAGCTGGCCGAGCTTTCGTTGGAGCAAAAGGTTGGCCAGGTTCTCATGGTTTCCTCGCCCGTGACAGGAGCCGACGCCAATTCCTTGTATGCGCTGGACACCTTGATTGTCGGCAATGTGTTTGTCAAGGGTCGCAGCACCGCGGGCCAGAGCGCTATCGCCGGCCAAGTTTCCGCTCTGACAAGCCACATTTCAGGATCCAGGACCGCCGGCATTCTGCCTTTTGTGGCGACGGACCAGGAGGGCGGGCTGGTTCAGATCATGCAGGGCCCCGGCTTTGATGACATGCCACAAGCCATTGAACAGGGCCAACTCAGTGCCGCAGCTTTGCAGTCCCAAGCCACCGAATGGGGCAAACAACTCTCCGCAGTAGGCGTCAACGTCAACCTGGCGCCTGTCATGGATACGGTCCCCGGGGCTGGCTTTGCGCCGCAGAACGCTCCGATTGGCGCCTTTGGCAGGGAATATGGTTACACGCCGGCGGAGGTTTCAAGCCACGGAATCGCTTTTGCCAAGGGAATGCAGGCAGGCGGCATTGACCCAACGATCAAGCACTTTCCCGGGTTGGGGCGGGTCACTCAAAATACAGACGTCGAGGCCAGCGTGGTGGACGCGGTCACGGTTCGAAACGACGCTTATGTTGGGCCGTTCCGTGATGCCGTGAAGGCCGGAGCCCCGTGGCTGATGATCTCGAACGCGTCGTACCCCCAGATCGACCCCAAGAAGTTGGCGCCCTTCTCCCCAATAATTGTTCACGACATGGTGCGAGGCGACCTTGAGTTCAAGGGCATTATTGTCAGTGACGATATCTGCGACGCTGTTCAGGTAGCCGCCGTGCCGGTATCGGAGCGTGGAGTGCTCTTCCTCAAAGCAGGCGGAACGATGGCATTGTGCACCAATCAGGCGTTGCTTCCCCAGATGTATGCCGGGATGCTGAAAACCGCGCAGAACGATCCGGGATTTGCGGCCACACTTGACGCCGCTGCACTAGTGGTCCTGAAGATGAAAGTGGACCGAGGACTGGTCAACTAGCCGCTCGCCGTGGAATATTTCATGCGCCGGATGCGCTAGCATGGATAGACCACGTACGGTTTCGATTGGATGTGGGTTTGAAAAAACAATAGGGGATGATCGGTTTCGACGGTGTTAGTCGAGACAGGTGAAGCGGGTCGAGGATACAGGGTTAACTCGTAAACGATCTCTGTAAAACATAAGTGCTGAATCAAATCGCACTGACTTCGCTCTTGCTGCCTAAGCAGTAAGACAGTCCGTCAGCCCGGGAATGCTCTCGTCCCGGATCCTGGCGTCATTTAGAGGGCCACTGCTCTAAGTTCTTGTTGTAGGCGCTTAGGGGACTCTTATACAACTGGGCCTGGCAGCTACTTGTTTGCGAGATAGCTGGGGCCGAGAAAAACCGCTGCAAACTGCACCCGGAGAAGCCCTGACAACACAACATCGGACGGGAGTTCAATTCTCCCCATCTCCACATCCCTATTGGGACCTGTTCCCGGCCATTGCGGCGGGGAACAGGTCCTTTTTCTTTGCCCAAGGTACGGGTGCTTCGAAGACTGGAGGCGACACACCGCCTACGGCGCCGCAGGAGGCCCATGGGGGAGTTGCGATGGGGAAACGGCAGGGAGGCGCTGGAGGATTTCCTGGCACTCTCACAAGCCATTCGCCGGTGGGTGCCGTGCGGCAACGACTGGGTCATGAACCAGCTCAACGACCTTAAATAATTGAGTGGTGGGTCGGTAAAAACCGAGCCACCACTCACCCCCAAAGTTTTGTGTGCCACGGCGGGCAAACTTTGTTCACACATTCATAATTATGACAGAAACTAATGGAAAAGTGTATATGCCCATCTCCCTCGACCTGAAATATGCACGTTAGGTGCGTATATGTCCAAGGGCCGGGCGTCGCATAAAGGAAATCCACACCATCGCAAGTCCCGCGGCCACGCAGATGATGGAGCTGAAAGAGATGATCTTCATGAGGCTCGAACCATGAAGCGGCGAAAATTGCACAGGGATGGTCAAACAAACCAAGAGGAAGCCAAGGCTCATGAACGACGCCGCTGCCCGGTCCAACACCTGCCGCTGTGACATGGCTGCCTTAGCCGTAGGCACAACAAGGCACGCAGACACATACGCCATGTAGACGAACCCGAAACGCATGTAGTAGGTGACTGACGGCTGATCAAAAAAGCCCACTAATCCAGTGCTGGAACCGTGTAAATCCGAGAGGAAGTACGTGATCCAAATTCCAGCGGAACAGATTGCCAAGACAACTATCCCGACAGGGCCTCGAACGAGCCTCACAGCAGTGGCTGAATTGTAGGCCGCGGCGATCTTGCCCGAGATGAGGAAGAAGACCGAAAAGAGGCTGAGTCGAAGAATGACATTGGCAAAATTGTTGCCACCCAATAGGGCATCAACCGGCAAGTAGATGCCAGGGATGCTCAGGGCAACACACATGGATGCGGCCACAAATGACCAGAACAAGCCGCGGTTACGTCCCTTGAGCATGGCGGGAAAACGCCAAACCGAGCAAGCAACACAGACCAACAATGCCGTCCACTGCAAAATCATGCTCATCCCAGGTTCTCCCAAACACTTTGTGCGGCATCTGAATCATCTTCGGATCGTCGCAGGATGCGGCTCAAGGATTCAAGACGTTGGGCGGCCAAAGAAGCCAGGACGCTATTGGCTGTAGCTCGCAATGCGGCCGCCCTTGCCTCGGGTGCCCAGCCAGCCTCTGTCGGTGTGAGAAACCCTGTGGAAACCAGTCCGTTGGTCAGTCCGACGCCGGCAATCCGAGCGCTTTCTATGGCCAGTTCGGGAGTCAATCGGTTGGCGGAGATCTGTGCTGAAAGGTTTTGAGGAGCGATAGATGCTTGCCGGGCCACCTTCTGACGAAGGTCCGCGGTATCAACGGCATCCAGCCATGCCCGGACCGAGGAACGGTGCGGGGCAGGTGCCAGTTCAATTGGATCGGGTTTCACGCCGTGTTCGGCGGCAAGGTTGCGGTTGAGGATTTCCGTCAGAAGATTTGCATCGGAAATCTGACTCAACAATTC includes:
- the ftsX gene encoding permease-like cell division protein FtsX → MRLAFIMSELGSGLRRNLTMVISVILVTFVSLTFVGTAGLLQMQIGQLKGFWYDKVQVTIYLCNDVPANTNCISGPVTEDQKKDIEGMLESAAVKPYIETWSFESQEEALGHFQEQFANSPMVDSVEAANLPSSFRIKLTDPEKYQIINETFSATPGVDSVVDQRKVLEKLFSWMNIATYVAIAVAGLMTVCAALLIATTIRLSAQSRTREIEIMRLVGASRTVIQLPFVLEGVIAATIGALLASGAVWSIVQFFMGGYLAEANSGTPFISTTDAFKIYPVLILLGVVLAGVSSAVSLRKNLKV
- a CDS encoding M23 family metallopeptidase, with translation MPSTVAFQRSLTKARRPVARRLTAAVTVLVALGLLGLVPPAQADDLNDKAAALAQQAQDVQTSLEFVDSGIAKSAADLVTYQGQLPGAQAALSDAQNRVSAATGVVTSLAARIDLAQQSKDKITAQIAADAEKATATKAMIGQIAAQSYKAGGLPVNLTLILGAGSTSDLANSIDLAEQALRSQTAALEALTAQKATNQNAQARLVAVEAEIKDLKQQADAALVAEQVARDEAASKKATVDKLISDSAALNAKLEAEKPRIQAQLKQVQVQQASVSAQIAEIQRKEREAAEAAAKAEAERIAREQAAANNNGGGGGGYVPPPYVPPAVGDVSAFGLQHPFAANVPITSPFVRNRPVPPGTADFNGTGYYDHTGIDFGAACGTPVYAPADGTVRLAGQTTVVWGGGNVLWISHGVVQGNALMTVFYHNSSVLVREGQSVKRGQLVAYSGNTGNSTGCHAHFETWLNGTPVDPMLLL
- the smpB gene encoding SsrA-binding protein SmpB, whose product is MPKESGLKVVATNRKARHDYHIMDTFEAGLVLMGTEVKSLREGRASLVDGFATFYNDELWLESVYIPEYLNGSWTNHTARRRRKLLLHREELEKIDRKTRESGFTIVPLQLYFKDSRAKVEIAIARGKKDYDKRQSLREKQDNREALRDMRAKNRGGGE
- a CDS encoding glycoside hydrolase family 3 N-terminal domain-containing protein; translated protein: MNGKRWWMVGAVVAALALVAAMVALFLTGRASAPMATVGPSSAPSPGQSTTALPPSSASPAPASSAPAPSATSTKGVAEAKLAELSLEQKVGQVLMVSSPVTGADANSLYALDTLIVGNVFVKGRSTAGQSAIAGQVSALTSHISGSRTAGILPFVATDQEGGLVQIMQGPGFDDMPQAIEQGQLSAAALQSQATEWGKQLSAVGVNVNLAPVMDTVPGAGFAPQNAPIGAFGREYGYTPAEVSSHGIAFAKGMQAGGIDPTIKHFPGLGRVTQNTDVEASVVDAVTVRNDAYVGPFRDAVKAGAPWLMISNASYPQIDPKKLAPFSPIIVHDMVRGDLEFKGIIVSDDICDAVQVAAVPVSERGVLFLKAGGTMALCTNQALLPQMYAGMLKTAQNDPGFAATLDAAALVVLKMKVDRGLVN